The region GATCAAAACGTGGTCGCGTGCCTCAACAATTGTGCCAGAAATGATTGGCCACACGATCGCTGTTCACAATGGCAAACAGCACGTGCCCGTGTACATTACTGAGCAAATGGTGGGTCACAAACTGGGGGAATTTGCCCCCACCCGCAACTTCCGCAGTCATGTTAAGGGCGACAAAAAAGCCCGCCATTGATTCTCCTGTTCGCGTCTGGGATAACCGTCTATGGTTTCTACCTCTTCTCCTACTGCCCGTGCCTGCGCCAAGTATGTCCGCATGTCACCCCACAAGGTGCGGCGGGTATTAGATCAACTGCGGGGTCGCACCTACCGCGATGCCCTCATTATGCTGCGCTTTATGCCCTATCGTGCCTGTGAGCCGATTACCAAGGTTCTGCGATCGGCGGCAGCCAATGCTACCCATAACTTGGGCTTGGATCCCGCTACCTTAGTGATTAGCCAGGCCTATGCTGATCAAGGGCCTTGCCTGAAGCGGTTCCGTCCCCGTGCCCAAGGCCGCGCTTACCAAATTCGCAAACCCACCTGCCACATCACGATTGCTGTGGCCCCCCAAAACACTGCTGACGAATCGTAAAAGGATACCACCGTGGGACAGAAGATTCACCCAATTGGCTTTCGCCTCGGCATTACACAAGACCATCGCTCCCGCTGGTACGCCGATAGCGATCGCTATCCTGAGCTCTTGCAGGAGGATCACCGCATCCGCACGTTTATTAATCAGCAATTGGCCAATGCTGGCATTGCTGAGGTGCGCATTGAGCGCAAAGCCGATCAAGTGGAGTTGCAAATTCGCACTGCCCGTCCTGGTGTCGTCGTTGGCAAAGGCGGCCAAGGGATTGAGGAACTGCGCAAGCAACTGCGGCAGATGCTTCCTGCTAACCGCACGATCAAGGTGAACGTGGTGGAAGTCAACCGAGTGGATGCTGAGGCCAGCCTCTTGGCGGAATACATCACCCAGCAACTGGAGCGACGGGTAGCCTTTCGAAGGGCTGTGCGCCAAGCTATTCAGCGGGCGCAGCGAGCAGGTATTGAGGGGATCAAAGTCCAAGTGGCGGGTCGCCTGAATGGGGCAGAAATTGCCCGCACCGAGTGGACACGGGAAGGGCGAGTTCCGCTGCATACCCTCAGGGCAGACATTGACTATGCCTACCGCACAGCCCGCACGATCTACGGCATTTTGGGCGTGAAAGTGTGGATCTTTAAGGGTGAAGTTCTGCCGGGACAAACGGAAGCAGTTCCACGGGAAGCCACTCGCCGTAGTCCGCAGCGCCGTCTACCCCAATTTGAAAATCGCTCTAACTAACAGGGAAGCTAGCGATGCTCAGTCCAAAGCGTACAAAATTTCGCAAACAGCAGCGGGGTCGCATGACGGGGGTTGCCAGTCGCGGTAACTCCATCCACTTTGGCGACTATGCCCTTCAGGCCCTTGAACCTGCTTGGATCACTGCACGGCAAATTGAGGCCGGCCGCCGCGCCATGACCCGCTATATCCGCCGCGGTGGCAAAATCTGGATTCGCATTTTCCCCGACAAGCCCGTGACGATGCGGCCTGCAGAAACACGGATGGGGTCAGGGAAAGGATCGCCGGAGTACTGGGTGGCGGTGGTCAAACCCGGTCGCATTATGTATGAAATTGCCGGTGTGACAGAGGAGGTTGCTCGCGAAGCCATGCGCCTTGCTGCCTACAAAATGCCGATCAAGACCCGTTTTCTGGTGCGCAATCAAGAAGAGCAACAACAGGAGGGTTAAGAATGGCACTGACGAAAATGAAAGACCTGCGCCAACTAAGTGATCAAGAGGTGAGCGATCGCATTGCCGCTATTAAAAAAGAACTCTTTGATCTGCGCTTCAAAAAAGCCACCCGTCAAGAGGTCAAGCCCCATCAATTTAAACATCTGCGCCACGAGTTGGCACAGCTTTTAACCCTTGAGAATGAACGTCGCCGCAGTGGAGGCCAAGGCTAATGGCAGTTAAAGAACGTGTTGGCGTTGTTGTCAGCGACAAAATGCAAAAAACCGTTGTCGTTGCTGTCGAAAACCGCGCCCCCCATCCCAAATACGGCAAAATTGTCGTCAAAACCCGCCGCTACAAAGCCCACGATGAAAACAACGAAGCCAAAGTGGGCGATCGCGTGCGTATTCGGGAAACCCGCCCCCTCAGTCGCACCAAGCGTTGGGTCATTGCCGAGATTCTCAGTCCTCGCACTGCCTAAGGAGAACCAGCCATGATTCAACAGGAAACCTATCTCAATGTTGCTGATAATAGCGGCGCCAAAAAACTCCTTTGCATTCGTGTGCTCGGGGGCAGTAACCGTCGCTACGGTAGTGTGGGCGATGTGATCATTGCCACCGTCAAAGATGCCACCCCCAATATGGCAGTGAAGAAATCCGATGTAGTTCGCGCTGTCATTGTGCGCACCCGCAAAAGCATTCGCCGCGAAAGTGGCATGAGCATCCGCTTTGATGACAACGCCGCTGTCTTGATCAACCAAGATGGCAACCCTCGCGGTACCCGTGTCTTTGGCCCTGTAGCTCGCGAACTGCGGGATAAAAACTTCACAAAAATTGTTTCATTGGCACCGGAGGTACTCTAATGGCGGCCAAGAAAGCAAACAAAAAGCCTGTGCGCTATCGTATGCACGTCAAAAAAGGGGATACGGTTCAAGTCATCGCCGGCAGTGACAAAGCCAAAGTGGGTGAAGTCCTCGCCGTCTTCCCCAAAACTAGTCAGGTGATTGTTAAAGGGGTCAACCTGAAAACGAAACACCTCAAGCCTCGCCAAGAGGGAGAATCAGGGCAAATTATCACCAAAGAAGCCCCGATTCACAGTTGCAAGGTGATGCTCTACTCTACCAAGCAAAACGTGGCCAGCCGCATCTGCTATACCTACACCGAAGATGGTCGTAAGGTACGGATGCTTAAGAAAACTGGTGAAATCATTGATTAGGTCTCACTTGTTTGCCCTCTCTGACCCAGCCCAGAGAACGCCCCTAGGAGAAGCCCCATGTCCCAACGCCTCAAAGACCACTACAACAAAACCGTTGTGCCGCAGCTCATGCAGCAATTCCAGTACAAAAATATTCACCAAGTGCCAAAGATTGTCAAAGTGACTGTTAACCGGGGTCTGGGTGAAGCGGCACAAAATGCCAAAGCCCTTGAAGCCACACTGGCGGAAATTGCCACAATTACAGGCCAAAAGCCGGTGGTTACCCGTGCCAAGAAGGCGATCGCTGGCTTCAAAATTCGCAAAGGTATGCCTGTGGGGGTTGCCGTGACCCTGCGTTCCGAGCGCATGTATGCCTTTTTGGACCGCTTGATTAACTTGGCACTGCCACGTATTCGTGACTTTCGCGGTGTCAACCCCAAAAGCTTTGATGGCCGGGGCAACTACACCCTAGGTTTGCGTGAGCAACTGATTTTCCCCGAAGTCAACTACGACGATATTGATCAAATTCGCGGCATGGATGTCTCAATCATCACCACTGCCAATACTGATGAAGAAGGACGTGCCCTGCTCAAAGCAATGGGCATGCCGTTCCGTGAGAACTAACGCCGGAGGCAGATTTTTAAGGAGCAACTATGGCAGTAAATGACACGATTGGCGATATGCTAACTCGCATCCGCAACGCAAACCTTGCGCGTCATCAAACCACGACAATTCCGGCCACGCGCATGACCCGCAGTATTGCGCAGGTGCTGAAAGCGGAAGGGTTTATTCGCGATTTTGAAGAGCAAGGGGACGGTGTCAAACGGCATCTTGTGGTTTCCCTAAAATATCGCGGCAAGCAGCGCCAGCCGATTATTACTGCGCTCAAGCGGGTAAGCAAGCCCGGTCTGCGCGTCTATGCCAACTCCCGTGAGTTGCCCCGGGTGCTCGGTGGCATCGGCATTGCCATCATCTCCACCTCTAACGGCATCATGACCGATCGCGAGGCACGGAAGCAGGGCATTGGCGGCGAAGTACTCTGTTACGTTTGGTAAGCTCGGAGGAAGTCCCACATGTCTCGTATTGGCAAGCGTCCCATCCCCCTGCCAAAGAATGTCACCCTCACCCTAGACGGGCAGCAGGTCACGGTCAAGGGCCCTAAGGGTCAACTCAGTCGCGTTTTTCCCCCTGAAGTGAATGTTGTCCAAGAGGGCGAAGCAATTGTCGTCAAACGCCGCGATGACTCTCGACCTGCCAAAGAACGCCACGGCCTCTGCCGCACGCTACTGGCCAACATGGTAGAAGGTGTCTCCCAAGGATTTACAAAAAAGCTCGAGATTCAAGGGGTGGGTTACCGTGCCCAGCTCCAAGGTAAAACCCTTGTCCTCAGTATGGGCTATAGTCACCCCGTTGAGATCGTGCCCCCTGAGGGCATTACCCTAGAAATTGAAGACAACCAAGGTAAAAAAGTGCAGCAGGGGACAATTGTCCTCGTTAGCGGCATTGACAAAGAACTGGTCGGCAACACCTCTGCCCGTATTCGCGCCGTGCGTCCCCCTGAGCCCTACAAGGGCAAGGGCATTCGCTATATGGGTGAATTTGTGCGTCGTAAAGTTGGTAAGACAGGGAAGAAATAGATGAAGCAAACTCGTACTGCGGCTCGCCAAAGTCGGCACCAGCGCATTCGCCGCAAAGTCAAAGGGACCAGCGATCGCCCCCGACTCGCTGTCTTTCGCTCCCATCAACACATCTATGCCCAAGTGATTGATGACACCCGGCATCATACTCTTGTCGCTGCTTCCAGTCTTGAGCCAGAACTGCGGCAAAAGCTAGGGAAGGGCAGCACCTGTGCCGCCTCCATTGCGGTGGGGCGACTGATTGCAGAGCGGGCCAAAGCCGCTGGCATTGAGCGTGTTGTCTTTGATCGCGGTGGCAATATTTACCATGGGCGTGTCAAGGCCTTGGCGGATGCCGCCCGTGAAGGTGGATTAGACTTTTAGAGGATGACCCGATGGCAAATCGTCGTAAAAACCCCCGCAAAGTTGAAAAAGAAACGGACTGGCAAGAGCGAGTAGTTCAGATCCGCCGCGTCTCCAAAGTGGTTAAAGGTGGTAAGAAGCTCAGCTTCCGTGCCATTGTTGTCGTTGGCAACGAGCGTGGTCAAGTGGGTGTGGGTGTCGGTAAAGCCGCCGATGTTATTGGTGCAGTGCGCAAAGGCGTCGCTGATGGCAAAAAGCATCTGATTGATGTTCCGATCACTAAATCCAACTCTATTCCCCACCCCACCTTTGGCGAAGGCGGCGCTGCCCGTGTCATGATTCGCCCCGCTGCACCCGGAACCGGCGTAATTGCGGGTGGCTCTGTGCGCACTGTTCTCGAACTAGCCGGGGTACGCAACGTACTCGCCAAACAACTGGGATCCAGCAACCCCCTCAACAATGCCCGTGCCGCCCTCGAAGCCCTTGCGGCCTTGCGCACCTTCCAAGAAGTTGCCGAAGAGCGGGAAATCCCCATTGAAAACCTCTATAGCAAATAGTTAGGAGTTGTCCATGCGGTTTCAAGATCTGCACCCCCAAGCGGGATCGCGACGGCGCAAACGGCGGATTGGTCGGGGTATTGCCGCAGGTCAAGGGGCCAGCGGCGGCTTTGGTATGCGGGGGCAAAAATCTCGTTCCGGTCGCCCCACTCGTCCTGGCTTTGAAGGCGGTCAAAACCCCCTTTACCGTCGTCTCCCCAAACTCAAGCACTTTCCCCTCGTCAAGCGGAAGGTTTACACTACGATCAACGTGGGTCGTCTCAATACCCTACCGGCCAATAGTGTAGTGACGGTTCAATCCCTCCTTGAGGCTGGCATTCTCACCACTGCCAAGTATCCCCTCAAGGTGTTGGGGGATGGTGAGCTCAATGTTAAGTTGGAGGTTCATGCTGCTGCCTTTAGTGGCAGTGCCCGCAGCAAAATTGAAGCCGCTGGTGGGGTGTGTGTGGAGACCTCCGTTGCTGCCGACAGTGAATAGAGGAACCCCAGTATGATTGTGAATCGCGGCAAGGCACCCACTGCCCAGGAAACGTTTATGCAGATGGCTCAAGCAGCCGGTCTGCGGGGGCGGCTTTTGATCACCATTGGGTTACTAATTCTGGTGCGGCTTGGTATCTATCTACCCATTCCGGGAATCGATCGCGCTGTTTTTGCCCAGAACGTCCAAGATAATGCCGTGATTCGCTTCCTCGACATCTTTGCAGGGGGTGGTCTCTCTGCCCTTGGCATTTTTGCCCTTGGTATCCTGCCCTATATTAACGCCTCCATCATCATGCAGTTGCTGACTGCTGCTCTCCCTTCCTTGGAGCGACTCCAAAAGGACGAAGGGGAAGCCGGCCGCCGCAAAATTTCCCAAATTACCCGCTACGTTGCGGTGGGCTGGGCAGTTCTGCAAAGCTTTGGCATTGCCATTTTTGTCAGTTCAATTCCCGGTGCCGCTTTACACCCGGGGCCATGGTTTGTAGCCGAGATTGTCCTTGGCCTTACCGCTGGCTCAATGGTGGTGATGTGGATTTCGGAATTGATTACTGAGCGAGGGGTGGGTAATGGTGCCTCCCTCTTGATCTTTTTGAGCATTGTTGCCTACTTACCTGCCTCGGTGGGCCAAACCATCGCCCTCGCAGAAAGTGGTGGCAACATTGGCGGCATTGCTATCCTTGTGGCTGTCTTTTTAGCCATGATTGTCGGCATTGTCTTCGTTCAAGAGGGGACCCGCCGCATCCCTATTGTTTCTGCACGTCGCCAAGTGGGGCGTAAGCTCTACCGCGAGCAAACCAGTTACCTGCCCCTGCGCTTAAACCAAGGCGGTGTGATGCCGATTATTTTTGCCTCGGCGGTCCTGATTCTGCCTTCCACATTGGCCCAGTTTACCCGTAGCGAACTCGTGGCTCGATTCGCAAGTTATGTTTCTCCGGCAGGGCCAACACCCTGGCTATACGTAATTTTTTATTTGCTGTTGATTCTCTTCTTTAGCTACTTTTACTCCTCCTTGGTGGTCAACCCCGTGGATATGTCCCAAAACCTGAAAAAAATGGGCGCCAGTATTCCGGGGATCCGACCGGGGAAAGCCACGTCTGATTACCTAGAACGGGTTCTCAACCGCTTGACATTCCTAGGGGCGATCTTTTTGGGTCTGGTGGCCATTATTCCCACAGCAGTCGAGAGTGCAACCAAAGTGACAACATTCCAAGGCCTGGGGGCGACCTCCCTGTTGATCTTGGTGGGGGTGGCCATTGACACCTCAAAACAAATTCAAACCTATGTGATTTCTCAACGTTATGAGGGGATGGTGAAGCAGTAATGCGCTTAATTTTGTTTGGTGGCCCCGGTTCGGGCAAAGGGACACAGGCGGCAATTCTCACCACGCTCTTGGGCATTCCCCATATTTCTACAGGGGATATTCTGCGAGCAGAGCGAGCTGCCGGCACCCTCCTCGGTCAACAGGCTCAAAGCTACATGGATCGCGGTGAACTGGTACCCGATCAGGTGATTGTGGATATGGTGGCCAATCGCTTGCAACAGCCAGATACGGCTGCGGGTTGGCTTTTGGACGGGTTTCCCCGCAATGGGGCACAAGCAGCGGTCTTTGAGGAGATGCTCAAAAGCATTCACCAAGACTATGATTACTTGCTTTTTTTAGATGTGCCCGCTGCGATTCTCCAAGAACGCGCTCTAAATCGCGCCAAGCAAGCTGTCAACGGTCAGCAGCGCTCCGATGATACACCGGAAACTATCCTTAAGCGGCTACAGGTCTATGAGCGGGAAACCCTACCGATGATTCAACAGTACATGAGTCATCCCAAGTTTGTGCCCATTGATGGAACGCGTACGATCGAAGAGGTAACTGCTGCCATTCAAGCACGTATTGGGGAGGTGAACCGTGTCTAAACAGGATGCCATTGAAATTGAAGGGACAGTGACCGAGTCATTGCCCAACGCCATGTTTCGCGTGGATCTGGACAATGGCTTCAATGTCCTTGCTCATATTTCTGGTAAGATTCGCCGCAACTACATCAAGATTTTGCCGGGCGATCGCGTCAAGGTAGAATTGACCCCCTATGACTTGACCAAGGGGCGGATTACCTATCGCCTGCGCAAAAAGTAGTTTGATCTTTACTGACCACTCTGCTAAGATATAAAATTTGCGATTACATGAGCAACTGATATGAAAGTAAGAGCATCGGTACGGCGTATTTGTGAAAAATGCCGCGTCATTCGGCGACGTGGCCGGGTTATGGTGATCTGCACCAATCCGAAACACAAGCAGCGCCAAGGGTAACCCACTGTTGTTGCACACATAGGAACTAGATTCATGGCTCGTATTGCTGGTGTTGATTTACCCCGCGACAAACGCATTGAAATTGCCCTGACCTACATCTATGGCATTGGCTTAACCCGCTCCAAGGAAATTTTGGCAAAAACGGGTGTCAACCCTGATACACGCACCCGTGATTTAACGGATGCCGACATTGCGGCACTGCGGGCTGCCATTGACGAGTACCAAGTGGAGGGGGATCTGCGCCGCCTTGAGGCCATGAATATCAAGCGGCTCATGGATATTGGCTGCTATCGGGGGCGACGGCATCGCCTTGGATTGCCGGTTCGTGGTCAGCGCACCCGTACCAATGCTCGCACCCGTCGTGGTAGTCGCCGCACTGTGGCTGGTAAGAAAAAACCCGCCGCCAAGAAATAAGTTTTTCCGCTCCTGCTACCTGATTCACGGTTTGGATAGATTATGGCACCCTCTGCAAAACGCTCTGGCCCTCGTAAGCAAAAGCGCAATGTCCCCAGTGGCGTTGCCCACATTCAGTCCACATTTAATAACACGATTGTCTCAATTACCGACCCCAATGGTGAGGTGATTGCTTGGGCCTCTGCTGGCTCTAGTGGTTTCAAAGGTGCCAAAAAAGGCACACCTTTTGCAGCCCAAACTGCTGCTGATAATGCGGCTCGCCGTGCCATTGATCAGGGGATGCGGCAAATTGAGGTCATGGTGAGTGGTCCCGGCTCCGGTCGAGAAACAGCCATTCGGGCGTTGCAAGCCGCAGGCCTAGAAATTACCCTCATTCGGGATGTGACCCCCATTCCCCACAATGGTTGCCGTCCCCCCAAACGGCGGCGGGTTTAGGTTGGTGTGGGTCACTTGGGAGAACAGCTATGGCGTATCAAATTGAATGCTTGGAAACACGGGTTGAGGAGGATCAGGGGCAGTACGGCCAATTTGCCCTGCATCCCCTTGCTCCCGGTCAAGGGATTACGGTGGGGAATGCCCTGCGGCGGGTTCTCCTTTCCAACTTGCCCGGTAGTGCTGTGACAGCGGTGCGAATCGCGGGCGTCAATCATGAGTTTTCGACGATTCCTGGTGTGCGCGAAGATGTCATGGACATTTTGCTGCAAATGAAGCAGTTGGTGATTCGCAGCCACACCTCAGAACCCCAAATGGGTCGTCTTTTTGCTCAAGCCCCTGAGAATGAGCCATTGACGGTTACCGCGGGTATGGTGCAACTTGGCTCTGAAGTGGAGGTGGTCAACCCCAACCACTATATTGCCACGCTGATGCCAGGGGCAACCTTGGAGATGGAATTTAAGATTGAAAAGGATCGTGGCTATCGCTCGGTGGAGCGGGTGCGCGACGATCGCCTTGCTTTGGACTATCTCCAATTGGATGCTGTCTTTATGCCTGTGCGGCGGGTGAACTACACCGTTGATTCTGTGCGCAGTGCCGGTGCTGAGGGCGATCGCCAGCTCCAAGACTACCTGAAGCTGGAAATCTGGACAAATGGCAGCTTGACCCCTCAAGATGCCCTCAATCAGGCGGCAACCATCCTTGTCGATCTCTTTAGCCCCCTGAAGGAAGTGCCCCTACACACCTCTGAGGCCACCGCCACCGACGACCATGACGAAACGGGGCAGATTCCCATTGAGCAACTGAATTTGTCAGTGCGTGCCTACAACTGCCTCAAGCGTGCCCAAGTGAATACGGTGGCCGATCTTCTTGAGTACTCCCAAGAAGAGCTACTGGAGATCAAAAACTTCGGTCAAAAGTCGGCTGAGGAAGTGATCGAAGCACTGCAAAAACACTTGGGAATTACGCTACCGCCCCAAAAAGCTGCCCGTAACTAGAGAGATTGAATGAGGTTTACCTATGCGTCACCAACGTCGGGTTCCCCAACTAGGACGACCAGCGGATCAACGAAAAGCGCTGCTGCGGGCATTAACCACTGAGCTGATTCGCCATGGCCGCATTACCACCACCAAAGCGCGGGCAAAGGCTGTCCGCGCAGAGGCAGAGCGGATGATCACCTTGGCTAAGGATGGCTCCTTGGCGGCCCGCCGGCGTGCCCTGGGCTATCTCTACGATAAGCAACTGGTGCATTCTCTCTTTGCCCAAGCCCCAGAGCGCTATGGCGATCGCCAGGGTGGCTACACCCGTATTATCCGCAGTGTGCGGCGACGGGGTGATAATGCCGAATTGGCGGTCATTGAGCTGGTGTAGCAGGCAATGATGACGGCGATCGCACCTTCCCAGAGCGGCCAACGCTTGGCACTGCTCATTCAGTACCAGGGCACCCACTTCCACGGCTGGCAACGGCAAGTGGGACAGCGCACGGTACAGGAGGTGATTGAGCAGGCGATCGCCAGTGTTGTCAATCATCCCGTCTCTGTTGTTGCAGCAGGGCGCACGGACACAGGGGTTCATGCTGCCGGTCAAGTGGCCCATGTCACGGTCAACTCGCCTATTCCCGTTCATCGTTGGCCAGGGATTCTCAATGCTCGCTTGCCTGCTGATGTGGTGATTCGTGCTGCGGCGGCGGTGCCGCCTGACTGGCATGCCCGTTTCTCAGCGCTGTGGCGTCGCTATCGTTATACCCTCTATACCGATCCCTGCCCCAATATCTTTCTGCGGCCTTGGACATGGCACTACTACTATGCCCCCTTGGATGTGGCAAAAATGGCAGCAGTGCTTCAGCCATTGGTGGGGCGGCATCACCTCAGCGCATTTCACCGTTCTGGCTCCAATCGTGCCCATTCTTGGGTGGAGGTGCAGGCGGTGAGTTGCCAGCGGCGCGGTGCCCTTGTGGAAATTGAGGTACAAGCTTCAGGGTTTCTCTACGGCATGATGCGCCTGTTGGTGGGTCTCTTGGTACAGGTGGGACAAGGCCAGCGATCGCCCGCCAGTTTTACGGAAATTTGGCAACAGGAGCAACGCCACCTTGTCAAGTATGCTGCACCCCCCAGCGGTCTTTGTCTATTGGGGGTGGGCTATCCTGAATCACCTTTCCCTCTGGCCCTGTGCACCGAAGCGATGCCCCAGTTCCAGTTAGCCTCTGTTTGCCCTGAATTGTCCATTGCATAGAACTATGGAGTTTGTGATGACCAGTACCGTAAAGACACCACTGCCCGCTGTGGATGACCTTGCTCCCCAGTGGTATGTCATTGATGCCGCTGATCAACGGTTGGGTCGGCTAGCCGCAGAAATTGCCCGCATTCTCAGGGGCAAAAACAAAGCCATTTACACCCCCCACATGGATACGGGTGACTTTGTGATTGTCATCAATGCCGAAAAAGTCACCGTCACCGGCAAAAAACGCTCCCAAAAACTCTACCGTCGTCACTCCGGCCGTCCCGGCGGCATGAAAATTGAAACCTTTGATCAACTCCAAGCCCGTATTCCGGAGCGGATTATTGAGCACGCTGTTAAGGGGATGCTGCCAAAAAATTCCCTGGGCCGCAAACTCTTTACCAAGCTGAAAGTTTATGCTGGCCCAGAGCATCCTCACCAAGCGCAAAAACCCCAGCCTTTGACCATTAACACAATTCCGGGAGCCTAACAATGCAGATTGCTGATCAGTCTAAGCGGGTGGTTTACTTGGGAACCGGTCGCCGTAAGTCGGCGGTAGCGCGGGTGCGATTGATTCCCGGTAGCGGTCAACTGTGGATTAATGGCCGCAATGGGGCTGACTACCTGCAAAATAACCCTATCTATCTCAACTTGGTGAAAGCCCCCCTTGAAACCCTTGGACTTGAAAATAGCTACGATATCTATGTCAATGCCACGGGGGGTGGTCTGACAGGGCAAGCAGACGCCATTCGTCTAGGGATTGCCCGTGCCCTCTGCCAACTGGACATCGAAAATCGCAAGCCCTTGAAAACGGAAGGCTATCTCACCCGCGATCCCCGTGCTAAGGAGCGGCGTAAATACGGTCTGCGCAAAGCCCGCAAAGCCCCCCAATACTCAAAACGCTAAAATTTTGTTTTTGACTTCTCGTTTGTGGTGAGACACCTATGCCAAAACCAAACATTCATCCCCAGTGGTATCCCGAAGCCAAAGTCTATTGCGATGGTGAAGTGATTATGACGGTTGGTTCCACGAAACCAGAACTGCACGTAGACATCTGGTCAGGCAACCACCCCTTCTTCACCGGTACTCAGAAAATTGTTGACGCCGAAGGGCGGGTGGAACGCTTCCGCCGTAAATACAGCGGTACTAAACCTCAGCAAACCGCTAAAGGGAAAAAAGCCGCCCCTAAATCTACGCCTAAGACGAACAAAAAGGGCTAACCGCTCTTCATGTCCCTCTTTTTTCGGCCCGCTGAGTGGCTGCCCCATCGCGCCTGTTGGTTAGCTTTCCCCAGTCACGAAGATCTGTGGGGGGAGTTATTACCGCAGGTGCGCTTCGAGTTTGCTGCCCTGTGTCGGGCGATCGCTGACCCTGATCCGGTCACGGGTCAATGTCGGGGCGAGCAACTGAAAATTCTAGTGCTGGATGAGACAGGAAAAGCCACTGCCCATTCCTACCTCAGCGATCTTAACCCGCAATTTTATCAACTGACCTTTGGTGACATTTGGCTGCGGGACACGGCTCCTGTGGGCCTCATCAATGAGGCGGGGGAGCGACGGCTCCTCTGTTTGCCCTTTAATGGTTGGGGCAAAAAGTATCAACTGGCTGGCGATAGTGACTTGGCCATCCGCCTAGCCCTCCTGATGGGGATACCCTATGGTAGCGTGCCCCTATTTCTTGAGGGGGGAGCGATCGAAGTAGATGGCGAAGGAACCTGCCTCACCACTCGCCAGTGCCTCCTCAATCCCAACCGCAATCCCTATTTAAGCAGTGCAGAAGTGGAAGCCCGCCTCAAGCCTGCCCTTGGCGTGAGCAAAATCCTCTGGATTGAATCGGGACTGGTCAATGATCACACTGATGGTCATATTGATACCCTGGTGCGTTTTGTGGCTCCCGCAACCGTGGTCTGTATGTTGGCTGAAAGCCCTGAGGATCCGAACTGCGATGTCCTGCGGACGATTTATGAGCAGTTGCAAACCCTGACGGATGCCAAGGGGCG is a window of Thermosynechococcus vestitus BP-1 DNA encoding:
- the rpsI gene encoding 30S ribosomal protein S9 produces the protein MQIADQSKRVVYLGTGRRKSAVARVRLIPGSGQLWINGRNGADYLQNNPIYLNLVKAPLETLGLENSYDIYVNATGGGLTGQADAIRLGIARALCQLDIENRKPLKTEGYLTRDPRAKERRKYGLRKARKAPQYSKR
- the rpmE gene encoding 50S ribosomal protein L31 is translated as MPKPNIHPQWYPEAKVYCDGEVIMTVGSTKPELHVDIWSGNHPFFTGTQKIVDAEGRVERFRRKYSGTKPQQTAKGKKAAPKSTPKTNKKG
- a CDS encoding agmatine deiminase family protein; amino-acid sequence: MSLFFRPAEWLPHRACWLAFPSHEDLWGELLPQVRFEFAALCRAIADPDPVTGQCRGEQLKILVLDETGKATAHSYLSDLNPQFYQLTFGDIWLRDTAPVGLINEAGERRLLCLPFNGWGKKYQLAGDSDLAIRLALLMGIPYGSVPLFLEGGAIEVDGEGTCLTTRQCLLNPNRNPYLSSAEVEARLKPALGVSKILWIESGLVNDHTDGHIDTLVRFVAPATVVCMLAESPEDPNCDVLRTIYEQLQTLTDAKGRSLEVIPVPSPGRVTSQKGEILPASYVNFYIANTTVVVPTYGVEADAKAVEAIAKLFPSRRTIGLPARTILEGGGAFHCITQQEL